One genomic region from Bacillus aquiflavi encodes:
- a CDS encoding Bax inhibitor-1/YccA family protein has product MYTQTVNEHFPSVLRTFALSLAFALLGMMAGVFVPPALFIPLAIIEVGMLIVAFMLRRKKAISYQFLFIFTFISGITTYPIVAHYMSTVGGNVVLMALGTTTTVFTGLALYASKTKRDLSFLGGMLFAALLALIAISIFNLIWPLSSTGMLAFSFIGVLVFSGYILFDFNRMKHYGVTAEEVPLMALNLYLDFINLFISILRIFGILSRD; this is encoded by the coding sequence TTGTATACACAAACTGTAAATGAACATTTCCCGTCAGTTTTGCGAACATTTGCTTTATCTTTAGCATTCGCTCTACTTGGGATGATGGCTGGTGTGTTTGTTCCGCCTGCTTTATTTATCCCCCTTGCAATAATTGAAGTAGGGATGTTAATTGTCGCTTTCATGTTACGAAGAAAAAAAGCGATCTCATATCAGTTCCTTTTTATTTTCACATTTATTTCTGGAATCACTACATATCCGATCGTAGCTCATTACATGTCTACTGTCGGCGGAAATGTCGTCTTAATGGCATTAGGAACAACTACTACTGTCTTTACTGGCTTAGCACTATATGCTAGTAAAACGAAGCGCGATCTCTCTTTCCTTGGAGGAATGTTGTTCGCAGCCCTGCTTGCACTTATTGCTATTTCTATTTTTAATCTCATTTGGCCGCTAAGTTCTACCGGAATGCTAGCCTTTTCCTTTATCGGTGTACTTGTATTTAGCGGGTATATTCTCTTTGACTTCAATCGAATGAAACATTACGGTGTTACTGCAGAAGAAGTTCCATTAATGGCATTAAATTTATATCTTGATTTTATTAATTTATTTATTAGTATTTTGCGTATTTTTGGAATATTAAGCCGTGACTAG
- the mscL gene encoding large conductance mechanosensitive channel protein MscL, with product MWNDFKNFAMRGNVLDLAVGVIIGAAFGKIVSSLVDDVIMPLFGLLLGGIHFKNLSFTFNDTKIMYGSFIQSIVDFLIIAFSIFIFIRFVNRFKKQEEKKAEISEVDSKEKLLTEIRDLLKEK from the coding sequence ATGTGGAATGATTTTAAAAATTTTGCGATGCGTGGAAATGTACTAGATTTAGCTGTCGGTGTTATTATTGGAGCAGCATTCGGAAAAATTGTTTCTTCGTTAGTAGATGATGTCATTATGCCTTTATTCGGCTTATTATTAGGCGGCATTCATTTCAAAAATCTTTCATTCACCTTTAATGATACGAAGATTATGTACGGCTCTTTCATCCAATCGATCGTTGACTTTTTAATTATTGCTTTTTCAATTTTTATATTTATTCGTTTCGTTAATCGATTTAAAAAGCAGGAAGAGAAAAAAGCTGAAATATCTGAAGTCGATTCAAAAGAAAAGCTGCTTACAGAAATTCGCGATTTATTAAAAGAAAAATAA
- a CDS encoding YhdT family protein, translating to MDHGSNSKDIRFKIAHREALIGVVLVVINFIWWFGFAYYLGSAPVEKYQYVFGLPAWFFYSCVVGFIVMVFMIILVVKLLFKEVPFEDGEGERTE from the coding sequence ATGGATCATGGTTCGAACTCAAAGGATATCCGTTTTAAAATAGCACATAGGGAAGCTTTAATCGGTGTAGTGCTCGTTGTCATAAACTTTATATGGTGGTTTGGATTTGCTTATTATCTAGGTTCTGCACCAGTTGAAAAATATCAATATGTTTTTGGATTACCAGCTTGGTTTTTTTATAGCTGTGTCGTTGGCTTTATTGTGATGGTCTTTATGATTATTTTGGTTGTAAAATTGTTATTTAAGGAAGTTCCGTTTGAGGATGGGGAAGGGGAAAGAACAGAATGA
- the panF gene encoding sodium/pantothenate symporter produces MNWAVISPLIIFLLIIFIVGFWGSLYVKKSDSFLQEYFLGSRELGGFILAMTMTATYGSASSFIGGPGVAYTQGLGWVLLAMAQVATGYFVLMVLGKKFAIMARRYRAITLIDYLKERYQSTAVVLFSAVSMIIFLFSAMAAQWVGGARLIESLTGLSYTAALFIFALSVLVYVIIGGFRAVALTDAVQGIVMFGGTLILLVATIIAGGGIANMIADLKAENPNLISPYGFDGGLTPLYVSSFWILIGVGVVGLPQVTVRAMSYKNAKAMHRAIIIGTIVVGFIMLGMHLIGVFARAIIPGIEIGDKVMPLIVMEVLPPWLAGVVLAAPMAAIMSTVDSLLLLVSSAIVKDVYLNYIKPNAPPKQVKNMSLFVTTALGVLVFLMALNPPDLIIWLNLFSFGGLEAAFIWPIIFGLYWKTGNKYGALASMIVGVGSYIIIDRFYPNPFGMHTVVLPILFSFISYIAFSFLCKQRFSLSKETV; encoded by the coding sequence ATGAATTGGGCGGTCATTTCTCCGTTAATTATTTTTTTGCTTATTATTTTCATCGTTGGATTTTGGGGAAGTTTATACGTGAAAAAGTCAGACTCGTTTCTCCAAGAGTATTTTTTAGGCAGCAGGGAGCTGGGCGGCTTTATTTTGGCGATGACAATGACTGCTACCTATGGAAGTGCGAGCAGTTTTATTGGCGGTCCAGGTGTCGCATATACTCAAGGTCTCGGCTGGGTGCTTTTGGCGATGGCACAGGTGGCAACAGGGTATTTCGTCTTAATGGTGCTTGGAAAAAAATTTGCTATTATGGCAAGGAGATATCGCGCTATTACGTTAATTGATTATTTAAAAGAGCGTTATCAAAGTACAGCGGTTGTATTATTTTCAGCAGTGAGTATGATTATTTTTTTGTTTTCGGCAATGGCGGCCCAATGGGTTGGAGGAGCAAGATTAATAGAGTCATTAACCGGCCTTTCTTATACCGCAGCGTTATTTATTTTTGCACTATCCGTTCTTGTCTATGTCATTATCGGCGGCTTCAGGGCAGTGGCGTTAACTGATGCAGTTCAAGGGATCGTAATGTTTGGCGGAACATTGATTTTACTAGTTGCGACAATTATTGCTGGAGGCGGAATTGCTAATATGATTGCAGATTTAAAAGCCGAAAATCCGAATTTAATTTCCCCTTATGGTTTTGATGGCGGATTAACGCCATTATATGTTTCCTCCTTTTGGATACTAATTGGGGTAGGGGTAGTCGGCTTACCTCAAGTAACCGTTAGAGCTATGTCTTATAAAAATGCAAAAGCAATGCACCGAGCTATTATTATTGGTACGATTGTCGTTGGTTTCATTATGCTCGGAATGCATTTAATCGGTGTATTTGCGAGGGCCATTATCCCGGGAATTGAAATTGGTGATAAGGTCATGCCGTTAATTGTAATGGAAGTATTGCCGCCCTGGCTTGCTGGAGTCGTCTTAGCAGCGCCAATGGCAGCGATTATGTCGACAGTTGATTCGTTGTTACTTTTAGTCAGCTCGGCGATTGTAAAAGATGTGTACTTAAATTATATAAAACCGAATGCTCCTCCGAAACAAGTGAAGAATATGAGTTTATTTGTTACGACTGCTTTAGGTGTTCTCGTCTTTCTAATGGCGTTAAATCCGCCAGATTTAATTATTTGGTTAAATTTATTCTCATTTGGCGGGTTGGAAGCGGCGTTTATTTGGCCTATTATTTTTGGGCTTTATTGGAAGACGGGGAATAAATACGGAGCCTTAGCTTCGATGATTGTCGGGGTAGGTTCATATATTATCATTGATCGATTTTATCCAAATCCGTTTGGCATGCATACTGTTGTTTTACCGATCTTATTCTCGTTTATCTCGTATATTGCGTTCAGCTTTTTATGTAAACAAAGATTTTC